GCTACTCGGCGCTCATGAACTATCCTCCAGCCGTGTTCCTCTAGCGTACGCTTCACAACCCTATGCTCAGTTGTTATCAAGACTATGCTCTTTCTCACAACACTTGCTGCTTCTCGGAGGAACTCCCGGTATACACGTCTAACCTCGTGCGGACTGCCCATGCGTATACCGTAGGGCGGGTTAGAGACTACTACGTCTACTTGATCTACATAGCTGCTTAGACGTGTAGCATCACCAACTATGAACCTTATACGATTCTCAACCATTGCCGCCCTCGCGTTGAGCCTAGCACCGGCTATGTGACGGCGACTCCTATCCATACAAATTATGCGGGAATGCTCTAGGAGCTGAGCTGCTTCTATAGCGACTGTACCTCCTCCACACATAGGGTCCATCAAAGTCTCGCCATCAACTATCCCCGACATTGCTACCATTGCATAGGCCAGTGTTGGTTTGAGAGCAGCCGGATGATCATATATTCTGTAGCCCCGCCTATGCCACGACAGTTCTCCACCAAGCTCTATGGACACATAGATCTCGTCGTTTATCACGTCTACCGAGACTGCTACCGCGGGGTAGTCTAGATCCACCGGGGGACGTAGACCGTAGAGACGACGTACCGCATCTATGACAGCGTCTCCCGCCACACGGGCTATGTCGAGCGAAGAGTATTCGTGCATCCCTACCCGCTCAGCCCTTATAGCAAAGCTGGTATAGGGCGTCACATACTTCTCGACACCGCTAGAGGCTACTACCTCGTAGACCTTACTGAGGCACTCTTTCGAACCACATATTTTATCCCGAGCAAGTAAGAGCTTAGCCCTGTGTATAGACCTCATGTACTCTACGAGGTATAGACTAGACTCGTCAATGTCTACTATGACTCTCCCGTGGCCAGCCCTTATCTCTACTACCTCTGCACCGAGCCTAGCACGTGCCTCTTCAGCAACTATGTCCTCAATACCTGGGTTCGTAGTGAGTATGACCGTTCTACGCGTCACTGCTGCTACACTCCTCCACTAGGCGGCGGAGCTTTTTCGCGAACTGGTATAATGCTGACGCCTCACCGCTTGTCATACCAGAGCGCCATAGCAGATGCTTTATTGCAGCGTCTACGGCAGGAAATCTCTCTCTATCAACTAGCTTCTCGGCTACATCATGTAGGAGTTTGTATACACGTTCTAGACTCCTACTATCGACCTGCTCGTGGAGCTGCCCCCTAAACCGTAACGCAATCCAGAGTTCGTAGAGTACTATAGCAACTGCGTGGCTCAGGTTAAGCACAGGATAGTCCGGATTCGCGGGTATGTGGACAA
The window above is part of the Pyrodictium delaneyi genome. Proteins encoded here:
- a CDS encoding THUMP domain-containing class I SAM-dependent RNA methyltransferase; the encoded protein is MTRRTVILTTNPGIEDIVAEEARARLGAEVVEIRAGHGRVIVDIDESSLYLVEYMRSIHRAKLLLARDKICGSKECLSKVYEVVASSGVEKYVTPYTSFAIRAERVGMHEYSSLDIARVAGDAVIDAVRRLYGLRPPVDLDYPAVAVSVDVINDEIYVSIELGGELSWHRRGYRIYDHPAALKPTLAYAMVAMSGIVDGETLMDPMCGGGTVAIEAAQLLEHSRIICMDRSRRHIAGARLNARAAMVENRIRFIVGDATRLSSYVDQVDVVVSNPPYGIRMGSPHEVRRVYREFLREAASVVRKSIVLITTEHRVVKRTLEEHGWRIVHERRVAHGNLYPYIIVAKPR